In Gossypium arboreum isolate Shixiya-1 chromosome 5, ASM2569848v2, whole genome shotgun sequence, a single genomic region encodes these proteins:
- the LOC108459569 gene encoding uncharacterized protein LOC108459569 isoform X1 translates to MIPTIVGSLILVKKSRKMMEVFSPSLMKLWKEWELRAMVITSLVVQILLISLGKRRKSSFERRVRAAVWCSYLLADSVATIGLGILTNDLADIYDTGGALDLSTELKATWAPFLLLHLGGPDAITAYSLEDNQLWLRHLFGLIVQTIVTIYIFFMAWTGSLLSKLTIPMIAAGSIKYAERTWTLWRASAGELRDSMLSSPDPGPNYPKLMDEYSLRKFEGFLVTIEEVKEDAQELDITAPGRTTSDQHNIIKATVMFQTFKRLFADLILSFKDKEKSQHLFEDPNMSSEDAFDVVAIELGFMYDLLYTKAKVNYTRFGLVCRFTTVLLTCLALGLFSNDDLKKYEKADVYITFLLLVVAILLEICAALLLLCSDQTSHWLIKNNKTFIIRVTRCLTSLFDQKRWSGRISQYSLLSHCLEERPGFKILEKVQLMWPPRSHVEFNGSLRETIFSYVKAKFEAQKGKVGSNLRDLCRQRGKSILQKYEDKFPAKLELEWSIDVDFDQSILIWHIATDICYNSDLQSDTKIGQCREASLLISNYLIYLLLFYPRMLPSGIGLIRFRDTDAEARRFFKERQASSGAKQVNKITKYCRKLLRAWRFFKGRLFSYRTHQLTSVENACSMLVKVKTDVYPSKVKGDQSKSVLFDACKLASTLKGISDEKVKWEMIREIWLEMLTYAASQCGGTQHADQLIRGGELLTHVWLLMAHFGITEQLQISKGHARALLSAN, encoded by the coding sequence AAGAAAAGCCGAAAGATGATGGAGGTATTTTCTCCCTCATTAATGAAGTTGTGGAAGGAATGGGAGCTCCGAGCAATGGTTATAACCAGCCTTGTGGTCCAAATTTTGCTAATTTCATTGGGCAAGCGCAGAAAAAGCAGTTTCGAAAGAAGGGTTAGAGCTGCTGTTTGGTGCTCCTATTTGCTGGCTGATTCTGTAGCAACTATCGGCCTTGGCATACTAACAAATGACCTGGCTGATATATATGATACGGGAGGCGCTCTTGACTTGAGCACTGAGCTTAAAGCAACGTGGGCACCCTTTCTCCTACTGCACTTGGGTGGCCCAGATGCCATTACAGCTTACTCCCTGGAAGACAATCAGCTATGGTTAAGGCACCTTTTTGGACTAATTGTCCAGACAATTGTGACGATATACATCTTCTTCATGGCATGGACAGGTTCCCTTCTCTCCAAGCTAACCATTCCAATGATTGCGGCTGGATCAATTAAGTATGCTGAGAGGACATGGACTCTGTGGAGAGCAAGCGCTGGCGAATTACGAGACTCGATGCTATCTTCTCCAGATCCTGGTCCTAATTACCCCAAGTTGATGGATGAATACAGTCTGAGGAAATTTGAGGGGTTCTTGGTGACTATAGAAGAGGTGAAGGAAGATGCGCAAGAATTGGATATAACAGCCCCTGGAAGAACAACCTCTGACCAACACAATATCATTAAAGCCACTGTGATGTTTCAGACATTCAAGCGTCTGTTTGCAGATCTCATCCTAAGCTTTAAAGACAAGGAGAAAAGCCAACATTTATTCGAGGACCCAAACATGAGCTCGGAggatgcttttgatgttgtggcCATTGAACTAGGATTCATGTATGATTTACTATACACTAAAGCTAAGGTAAATTATACTCGTTTTGGTTTGGTTTGCCGCTTTACTACTGTCCTTCTCACCTGCCTTGCGTTGGGGCTATTCTCTAATGATGACCTGAAGAAGTATGAAAAGGCTGATGTATACATTACTTTTCTTTTGCTAGTTGTAGCTATTCTTCTGGAGATATGTGCAGCATTGTTATTACTTTGCTCAGACCAGACAAGTCATTGGTTGATTAAGAATAACAAAACTTTCATTATTAGAGTCACCAGATGTTTGACTTCCCTGTTTGATCAAAAGAGGTGGTCTGGTCGCATATCACAGTACAGCCTACTTAGCCATTGCCTGGAAGAAAGACCTGGGTTTAAAATACTCGAAAAAGTGCAGCTAATGTGGCCGCCTAGAAGTCATGTAGAGTTCAACGGATCCTTGAGAGAGACCATCTTTAGCTATGTCAAAGCGAAATTTGAAGCACAAAAGGGAAAAGTAGGTAGTAATCTTAGAGACTTGTGCCGCCAAAGGGGAAAGAGCATACTTCAAAAATATGAGGATAAATTTCCGGCTAAGCTAGAACTTGAATGGAGCATTGATGTTGACTTCGACCAGAGTATTCTTATCTGGCACATTGCTACAGATATTTGCTACAACTCAGATCTTCAAAGTGATACTAAAATTGGACAATGTCGTGAAGCAAGCCTGTTAATCTCAAACTACCTGATATACCTCCTACTCTTTTATCCTCGTATGTTGCCATCAGGAATAGGGCTTATAAGGTTTCGAGACACTGATGCTGAGGCCAGGAGGTTTTTCAAGGAAAGACAGGCATCTTCTGGTGCCAAACAAGTGAATAAAATAACCAAGTATTGCAGAAAGTTGCTCCGAGCTTGGAGGTTCTTTAAAGGACGGCTGTTTTCTTATCGCACACACCAATTAACTAGTGTGGAGAACGCTTGCAGTATGTTGGTTAAAGTGAAGACTGATGTATACCCGAGCAAAGTAAAAGGGGATCAAAGCAAATCTGTGTTGTTTGACGCTTGCAAATTGGCATCAACACTTAAAGGCATATCAGACGAAAAGGTAAAATGGGAGATGATTAGAGAAATTTGGTTAGAGATGCTAACTTATGCTGCAAGTCAATGTGGGGGAACTCAGCATGCTGATCAACTGATAAGGGGTGGAGAGCTTCTAACCCATGTTTGGCTTCTTATGGCTCATTTTGGCATAACAGAGCAGCTACAGATATCTAAAGGACATGCAAGAGCTCTGCTGAGTGCAAATTAG
- the LOC108459569 gene encoding uncharacterized protein LOC108459569 isoform X2, with translation MIPTIGSLILVKKSRKMMEVFSPSLMKLWKEWELRAMVITSLVVQILLISLGKRRKSSFERRVRAAVWCSYLLADSVATIGLGILTNDLADIYDTGGALDLSTELKATWAPFLLLHLGGPDAITAYSLEDNQLWLRHLFGLIVQTIVTIYIFFMAWTGSLLSKLTIPMIAAGSIKYAERTWTLWRASAGELRDSMLSSPDPGPNYPKLMDEYSLRKFEGFLVTIEEVKEDAQELDITAPGRTTSDQHNIIKATVMFQTFKRLFADLILSFKDKEKSQHLFEDPNMSSEDAFDVVAIELGFMYDLLYTKAKVNYTRFGLVCRFTTVLLTCLALGLFSNDDLKKYEKADVYITFLLLVVAILLEICAALLLLCSDQTSHWLIKNNKTFIIRVTRCLTSLFDQKRWSGRISQYSLLSHCLEERPGFKILEKVQLMWPPRSHVEFNGSLRETIFSYVKAKFEAQKGKVGSNLRDLCRQRGKSILQKYEDKFPAKLELEWSIDVDFDQSILIWHIATDICYNSDLQSDTKIGQCREASLLISNYLIYLLLFYPRMLPSGIGLIRFRDTDAEARRFFKERQASSGAKQVNKITKYCRKLLRAWRFFKGRLFSYRTHQLTSVENACSMLVKVKTDVYPSKVKGDQSKSVLFDACKLASTLKGISDEKVKWEMIREIWLEMLTYAASQCGGTQHADQLIRGGELLTHVWLLMAHFGITEQLQISKGHARALLSAN, from the coding sequence AAGAAAAGCCGAAAGATGATGGAGGTATTTTCTCCCTCATTAATGAAGTTGTGGAAGGAATGGGAGCTCCGAGCAATGGTTATAACCAGCCTTGTGGTCCAAATTTTGCTAATTTCATTGGGCAAGCGCAGAAAAAGCAGTTTCGAAAGAAGGGTTAGAGCTGCTGTTTGGTGCTCCTATTTGCTGGCTGATTCTGTAGCAACTATCGGCCTTGGCATACTAACAAATGACCTGGCTGATATATATGATACGGGAGGCGCTCTTGACTTGAGCACTGAGCTTAAAGCAACGTGGGCACCCTTTCTCCTACTGCACTTGGGTGGCCCAGATGCCATTACAGCTTACTCCCTGGAAGACAATCAGCTATGGTTAAGGCACCTTTTTGGACTAATTGTCCAGACAATTGTGACGATATACATCTTCTTCATGGCATGGACAGGTTCCCTTCTCTCCAAGCTAACCATTCCAATGATTGCGGCTGGATCAATTAAGTATGCTGAGAGGACATGGACTCTGTGGAGAGCAAGCGCTGGCGAATTACGAGACTCGATGCTATCTTCTCCAGATCCTGGTCCTAATTACCCCAAGTTGATGGATGAATACAGTCTGAGGAAATTTGAGGGGTTCTTGGTGACTATAGAAGAGGTGAAGGAAGATGCGCAAGAATTGGATATAACAGCCCCTGGAAGAACAACCTCTGACCAACACAATATCATTAAAGCCACTGTGATGTTTCAGACATTCAAGCGTCTGTTTGCAGATCTCATCCTAAGCTTTAAAGACAAGGAGAAAAGCCAACATTTATTCGAGGACCCAAACATGAGCTCGGAggatgcttttgatgttgtggcCATTGAACTAGGATTCATGTATGATTTACTATACACTAAAGCTAAGGTAAATTATACTCGTTTTGGTTTGGTTTGCCGCTTTACTACTGTCCTTCTCACCTGCCTTGCGTTGGGGCTATTCTCTAATGATGACCTGAAGAAGTATGAAAAGGCTGATGTATACATTACTTTTCTTTTGCTAGTTGTAGCTATTCTTCTGGAGATATGTGCAGCATTGTTATTACTTTGCTCAGACCAGACAAGTCATTGGTTGATTAAGAATAACAAAACTTTCATTATTAGAGTCACCAGATGTTTGACTTCCCTGTTTGATCAAAAGAGGTGGTCTGGTCGCATATCACAGTACAGCCTACTTAGCCATTGCCTGGAAGAAAGACCTGGGTTTAAAATACTCGAAAAAGTGCAGCTAATGTGGCCGCCTAGAAGTCATGTAGAGTTCAACGGATCCTTGAGAGAGACCATCTTTAGCTATGTCAAAGCGAAATTTGAAGCACAAAAGGGAAAAGTAGGTAGTAATCTTAGAGACTTGTGCCGCCAAAGGGGAAAGAGCATACTTCAAAAATATGAGGATAAATTTCCGGCTAAGCTAGAACTTGAATGGAGCATTGATGTTGACTTCGACCAGAGTATTCTTATCTGGCACATTGCTACAGATATTTGCTACAACTCAGATCTTCAAAGTGATACTAAAATTGGACAATGTCGTGAAGCAAGCCTGTTAATCTCAAACTACCTGATATACCTCCTACTCTTTTATCCTCGTATGTTGCCATCAGGAATAGGGCTTATAAGGTTTCGAGACACTGATGCTGAGGCCAGGAGGTTTTTCAAGGAAAGACAGGCATCTTCTGGTGCCAAACAAGTGAATAAAATAACCAAGTATTGCAGAAAGTTGCTCCGAGCTTGGAGGTTCTTTAAAGGACGGCTGTTTTCTTATCGCACACACCAATTAACTAGTGTGGAGAACGCTTGCAGTATGTTGGTTAAAGTGAAGACTGATGTATACCCGAGCAAAGTAAAAGGGGATCAAAGCAAATCTGTGTTGTTTGACGCTTGCAAATTGGCATCAACACTTAAAGGCATATCAGACGAAAAGGTAAAATGGGAGATGATTAGAGAAATTTGGTTAGAGATGCTAACTTATGCTGCAAGTCAATGTGGGGGAACTCAGCATGCTGATCAACTGATAAGGGGTGGAGAGCTTCTAACCCATGTTTGGCTTCTTATGGCTCATTTTGGCATAACAGAGCAGCTACAGATATCTAAAGGACATGCAAGAGCTCTGCTGAGTGCAAATTAG
- the LOC108459569 gene encoding uncharacterized protein LOC108459569 isoform X3 produces the protein MIPTSSLLSKLTIPMIAAGSIKYAERTWTLWRASAGELRDSMLSSPDPGPNYPKLMDEYSLRKFEGFLVTIEEVKEDAQELDITAPGRTTSDQHNIIKATVMFQTFKRLFADLILSFKDKEKSQHLFEDPNMSSEDAFDVVAIELGFMYDLLYTKAKVNYTRFGLVCRFTTVLLTCLALGLFSNDDLKKYEKADVYITFLLLVVAILLEICAALLLLCSDQTSHWLIKNNKTFIIRVTRCLTSLFDQKRWSGRISQYSLLSHCLEERPGFKILEKVQLMWPPRSHVEFNGSLRETIFSYVKAKFEAQKGKVGSNLRDLCRQRGKSILQKYEDKFPAKLELEWSIDVDFDQSILIWHIATDICYNSDLQSDTKIGQCREASLLISNYLIYLLLFYPRMLPSGIGLIRFRDTDAEARRFFKERQASSGAKQVNKITKYCRKLLRAWRFFKGRLFSYRTHQLTSVENACSMLVKVKTDVYPSKVKGDQSKSVLFDACKLASTLKGISDEKVKWEMIREIWLEMLTYAASQCGGTQHADQLIRGGELLTHVWLLMAHFGITEQLQISKGHARALLSAN, from the coding sequence GTTCCCTTCTCTCCAAGCTAACCATTCCAATGATTGCGGCTGGATCAATTAAGTATGCTGAGAGGACATGGACTCTGTGGAGAGCAAGCGCTGGCGAATTACGAGACTCGATGCTATCTTCTCCAGATCCTGGTCCTAATTACCCCAAGTTGATGGATGAATACAGTCTGAGGAAATTTGAGGGGTTCTTGGTGACTATAGAAGAGGTGAAGGAAGATGCGCAAGAATTGGATATAACAGCCCCTGGAAGAACAACCTCTGACCAACACAATATCATTAAAGCCACTGTGATGTTTCAGACATTCAAGCGTCTGTTTGCAGATCTCATCCTAAGCTTTAAAGACAAGGAGAAAAGCCAACATTTATTCGAGGACCCAAACATGAGCTCGGAggatgcttttgatgttgtggcCATTGAACTAGGATTCATGTATGATTTACTATACACTAAAGCTAAGGTAAATTATACTCGTTTTGGTTTGGTTTGCCGCTTTACTACTGTCCTTCTCACCTGCCTTGCGTTGGGGCTATTCTCTAATGATGACCTGAAGAAGTATGAAAAGGCTGATGTATACATTACTTTTCTTTTGCTAGTTGTAGCTATTCTTCTGGAGATATGTGCAGCATTGTTATTACTTTGCTCAGACCAGACAAGTCATTGGTTGATTAAGAATAACAAAACTTTCATTATTAGAGTCACCAGATGTTTGACTTCCCTGTTTGATCAAAAGAGGTGGTCTGGTCGCATATCACAGTACAGCCTACTTAGCCATTGCCTGGAAGAAAGACCTGGGTTTAAAATACTCGAAAAAGTGCAGCTAATGTGGCCGCCTAGAAGTCATGTAGAGTTCAACGGATCCTTGAGAGAGACCATCTTTAGCTATGTCAAAGCGAAATTTGAAGCACAAAAGGGAAAAGTAGGTAGTAATCTTAGAGACTTGTGCCGCCAAAGGGGAAAGAGCATACTTCAAAAATATGAGGATAAATTTCCGGCTAAGCTAGAACTTGAATGGAGCATTGATGTTGACTTCGACCAGAGTATTCTTATCTGGCACATTGCTACAGATATTTGCTACAACTCAGATCTTCAAAGTGATACTAAAATTGGACAATGTCGTGAAGCAAGCCTGTTAATCTCAAACTACCTGATATACCTCCTACTCTTTTATCCTCGTATGTTGCCATCAGGAATAGGGCTTATAAGGTTTCGAGACACTGATGCTGAGGCCAGGAGGTTTTTCAAGGAAAGACAGGCATCTTCTGGTGCCAAACAAGTGAATAAAATAACCAAGTATTGCAGAAAGTTGCTCCGAGCTTGGAGGTTCTTTAAAGGACGGCTGTTTTCTTATCGCACACACCAATTAACTAGTGTGGAGAACGCTTGCAGTATGTTGGTTAAAGTGAAGACTGATGTATACCCGAGCAAAGTAAAAGGGGATCAAAGCAAATCTGTGTTGTTTGACGCTTGCAAATTGGCATCAACACTTAAAGGCATATCAGACGAAAAGGTAAAATGGGAGATGATTAGAGAAATTTGGTTAGAGATGCTAACTTATGCTGCAAGTCAATGTGGGGGAACTCAGCATGCTGATCAACTGATAAGGGGTGGAGAGCTTCTAACCCATGTTTGGCTTCTTATGGCTCATTTTGGCATAACAGAGCAGCTACAGATATCTAAAGGACATGCAAGAGCTCTGCTGAGTGCAAATTAG